The Anaeromyxobacter diazotrophicus nucleotide sequence CCGCGCGCCACCTCGACGCCGCCATCTTCCCGGTGAAGGGCGACACCCAGACCACCGGCGCCGGGCTGTTCCGGCTCCTGCAGGCGGCCATGGGCCGGCGGCCGTGCGCGGCGGCGGTGCAGGGCGAGGCGCCGGCGGCGCTCGTGCTGCGGCTCGCCGGCGTGGCGGCGGCGTGCGGGGTGGAGCTCGTCACCCCCGCGGCGGCCGGCGCCGCCTCCCACGCGCGCGACGGTGCCGCGGGCGCGGCCACGCCGGCGCGGGAGCTCGAGGCGCTCGCCGCGCTGCGCCGCTTCGCGCGGCAGGTCGGCGCCGAGCGGCACGCGCCGGGCGCGGTGGAGCCGGTGGCCGAGTGCGCGCTCCTCTACTCGCCGGAGGCCGACCTCTGGACCGGCGGCGACCACCGGGCGCAGGTGGAGCGCGCCGGCGATGCCCTGGCCGCGCTCCACGTGCAGGCGCCGGTGGTGATGCGCCTCGCCGACGCGCCGCCCGGGGCGGCGCTGGTGCTGGCCGGCGCGGGGGCGCTGCCGGCGGCGGACGTCCAGGAGGTGAAGCGGCGCCTCGAGGCGGGCGGGAGCGCCCTCCTCCTCGGCGAGCTCGCGCCGGTGGACGGCGACGGCCGCCCGGGCGGCCCGTCCCTGCCGCCGGGGAAGGCGGCCGGCGCGAAGGTGGGGAAGGGCACGCTGGTGGCGCTCCCGGCGCTGCCCGCGCCGCGGGCGGGCGCGCTGCTCGAGCCAGCCCAGCTCGAGCCGCTGGCGCGCGCCCTCTCGGTGCTGCTGGGGAAGGGGCGCCGCGCCGCGAGCGTGGCCGGGCGCACCCCGCTCTTCGTGGCGCTCGCGCGCAACGCGGAGCGGCTCGACGCGCACCTCGTCTCGCTCGGACCGGCGCCGGCGCAGGGGGTGACGCTCTTCCTCGGCGCGCACGTGGCCGGCCCGGCGCGCCGCGCCCGCTTCCAGGCCGCGGACGGCCGCGACGAGCGGATCACGATGAACCCGTCCGGCTACTCGATCTCCACCGTGCTGCCGGCGTTCCAGGGGTACGCGACGCTGTCGATCGGGGGCTAGCTAGCTCCCGCGCGCCGCCCGCCAGGCGGCCAGCGCGTCCGCCATCACTTCCTTCACCGCCACCCCGTGCTCGCGGGCGCGCGCGGCGCAGTCCTCGTACTCCGGGTGCGCGCCCATGAGCTCGCCCCCGAGCCGGCCCACCTTGACCCGCACCGCGCCGTAGCGGGTCGCCACCTCGACGAGCTCCCGCGCGAGCTCGATCCGCTCCACCGGCCAGGAGCGCAGCCCGAGGCTGGTGGTCTCGGCGAGGAGCGCCCGCGCCACCGCCTCGCGCGCGGCGGCGGGGGCGAGCGCGCCCAGGACCAGACCGGGCCGGCCCTTCTTCATGGTGCAGGGCGCCGCCCAGACGTCGAGCGCGCCGGCGGCGAGCGCCGCCTCCAGGGCGCGCGCCACGAGCTGGCCGGGGCAGTCGTCGAGGTTGAGCTCGAGCTGGTAGATCGCGTCGCCGGGCGGCGGGGGATGAGCCCCCGCCCTACCGCCCTCGGCCGTGGTCAACGCGCCCAGCGTCAACCTGAGCACGTTCGGCCGATCCGGCCAGCGCTTCCGCCCGAGCCCGTAGCCGACGCGGGCGGGGGTGAAGGGCGGCGGGGCGACGCCCACCTCGCACAGGCCGGCGAGGAGGGCGGCGCCGGTGGGGGTGACCGCCTCGCCCACCGGGCCGCCGGGCTGGACGGGCACGCCGCGCAGGAGCTCCAGCACCGCGGGCGGCGGCACCGGCAAGAGCCCGTGCGCGGTCTTCACGAACCCCTGCCCCAGCTCCGGGGCGCGCGCCACCGCGCGCGGCCAGCCGAGCAGGTCCATCACCACCGCCGCGCCGCACACGTCCACGATCGAGTCGACCGCGCCCACCTCGTGGAAGTGGACCTGCTCGAGCGCGACGCCGTGCACCTTCGCCTCGGCGCGCCCGATCCGCTCGAAGAGCCCGAGCGCCGCCTCGCGCGCCCGCGGCGAGAGCCCGCTCGCGCGCACCAGCGCCTGGATGTCCGAGAGCGCGCGGTGGTGCGGCTGCGGGCCCTCCACCACCACCTCGACGTGCGCGCCGGCGATGCCGCTCGCCTCGGCGCGCGTCACCTCCAGCCGGAAGCCCGGCACGCCGAGCGTGGCGAGCGCCGCCTCGAGCGCCGCGCGCGGCACGCCCAGGTCGAGCGCGGCGGCGAGGAACATGTCCCCCGCGGCGCCGCCGACCGGCTCCACGTAGAGCAGCTCCGCCACGGTCACCCCCTGGCGATGAGGCCGGCCACGAACCCGGCCCCGAAGCCGTTGTCGATGTTCACCACCGTGACGTTGGGCGAGCAGGAGTTCAGCATGGCGAGCAGCGGCGTCAGCCCGGAGAAGGAGGCGCCGTAGCCGACGCTGGTGGGGAGGCCGATGACCGGCCGGCCGACGAGCCCGCCCACCACCGAGGGCAGCGCCCCCT carries:
- the larC gene encoding nickel pincer cofactor biosynthesis protein LarC, with translation MAELLYVEPVGGAAGDMFLAAALDLGVPRAALEAALATLGVPGFRLEVTRAEASGIAGAHVEVVVEGPQPHHRALSDIQALVRASGLSPRAREAALGLFERIGRAEAKVHGVALEQVHFHEVGAVDSIVDVCGAAVVMDLLGWPRAVARAPELGQGFVKTAHGLLPVPPPAVLELLRGVPVQPGGPVGEAVTPTGAALLAGLCEVGVAPPPFTPARVGYGLGRKRWPDRPNVLRLTLGALTTAEGGRAGAHPPPPGDAIYQLELNLDDCPGQLVARALEAALAAGALDVWAAPCTMKKGRPGLVLGALAPAAAREAVARALLAETTSLGLRSWPVERIELARELVEVATRYGAVRVKVGRLGGELMGAHPEYEDCAARAREHGVAVKEVMADALAAWRAARGS